A region of the Longimicrobiales bacterium genome:
GCTTAACCGGGGCCGTCGCGAACTCGGGCGCGTCGTCACCCCAGAGTGCCTTGCGCGCGGCAGCGTCGGGGATACCACGAGCTGAGAGTCGAGCCGACGCCTCGTCGTAGGGGGCGAGAGGTTTCACGATCGCCTCGACGCTTGTGAGTTGACCTCTCCGAGCGGCCTTCTCCCCAGCCTCGTCGACCCGGCGACGGATACGGGCGACGATTTCCTGAAGCTGGGCTGGTGTGGCCGCACCCAGTTCGATCAGTCTGCGCGCATTCAAGATCAACGGGTCCCTGCCCTCGCTCTCTCTAATCTGCGCCGCCGGCCGATAGGCGGTTTCGATATCGCTGCCGGCGTGTCCCCAGAGACGCTCCGTCGGGAGCCTCAGGAACACCGGAACGCGCCGAGAGCGGCAGACGTGTATCGCCTGCTCGACCGTGTCCCATACATCATCGACTTCGCCATCAGCGTCGAAGAACCGCAGGTACCTCGAGTCGCTGTACGTCTCAGTGATCCAGCGCTGGGGCGTTTCGACCGAGATGCCAATTCCGTTGTCTTCGCAGACGAAGAGGATCGGCATCGGGTTGCCGCGCCTCAAGCCGTATCGGGCGGCGTTGATGCCACTGAGCGCAGTCGCGTGGTTCGCGGAAGCGTCTCCGAAGGAGCACATCACGATCGCATCATCTGGAAGGCCCGGATCGTGATCGAGCCTCCGTGAACGACCGAGCGCGAACGCCATTCCCACTGCCTTGGGAAGATGTGACGCGATGGTGCTGGTTTGTGGTGGTACCCAGAGAGGGTGACTTCCCCAGACCTTGTGACGCCCCTGGGAGATCGGATCATCCTTCGATCCACAGATAGACAGCATCGTATCGAGCACCGGGTCGATGTCCGGCGACTGACTCGAGCGAGCCATCATGAATCCGCCCGAGCGATAGTGGAGAAAACTTGGGTCGTTCAGTCGCAGTTGCGTTCCGACGATCGCGTTCTGCTCATGTCCAGCACTGGAGATCGTGTAGTACGAGAGTCCACGGGCCTTGAGTCGTCGCGAGGCCGCATCTGTGGAGCGACTGGCGAACTGGTTCTCGAACAGGGTTCGAGCCATGGTGGCTGTGAGCGTGGACCCAGGGCGAACCGGGTCGTCGTCCTCAAGCAGGTGCCGGGCCGGCTGTGCCGCCGCGAGGGCCGCGTCGAGTTTCTCCTCGGCGGCAGTAACTCGATCCGTAGACAAGGACCGGACTCCAAGTGATGGGAGAGCGTTC
Encoded here:
- a CDS encoding thiamine pyrophosphate-dependent enzyme, with the protein product MSTDRVTAAEEKLDAALAAAQPARHLLEDDDPVRPGSTLTATMARTLFENQFASRSTDAASRRLKARGLSYYTISSAGHEQNAIVGTQLRLNDPSFLHYRSGGFMMARSSQSPDIDPVLDTMLSICGSKDDPISQGRHKVWGSHPLWVPPQTSTIASHLPKAVGMAFALGRSRRLDHDPGLPDDAIVMCSFGDASANHATALSGINAARYGLRRGNPMPILFVCEDNGIGISVETPQRWITETYSDSRYLRFFDADGEVDDVWDTVEQAIHVCRSRRVPVFLRLPTERLWGHAGSDIETAYRPAAQIRESEGRDPLILNARRLIELGAATPAQLQEIVARIRRRVDEAGEKAARRGQLTSVEAIVKPLAPYDEASARLSARGIPDAAARKALWGDDAPEFATAPVKRTMAAHLSAGLADEMLRRPETLVFGEDVGRKGGVYYVTAGLQKRFGQGRVFDTQLDETTILGLAQGAAMLGLLPIPEIQYLAYVHNAVDQIRGEAASLQFFSSGQFQNPMVIRMAGLAYQKGFGGHFHNDNSLGGLRDIPGLLIAAPSRGDEAVKLLRGCVATAATSGRVVVFLEPIALYHERDLHEDGDGRWLSDYPLPGEAILPGEVGVHAPEAPPEVLIVSYANGLRMSLQAQAILSRDHAVHAKVLDLRWLNPLPLESVRAEAEGVTAVIVADECRRTGGGIAEAVVADLAESGYPGRLSSVRAVDSFVPLGAAANLVLIQTPDIVAAVLAAIEKSPERLPPDA